In one Coriobacteriia bacterium genomic region, the following are encoded:
- a CDS encoding PAS domain S-box protein has protein sequence MEDQRIDASVAHAEDPSDIRSRFREMGRAILSEINASEDEAESIRRVLALIKNESGVHAVGIRMRHGEDFPYYGVDGFTPGFISTEGSVLERDADGVVCREDDGSAIMECTCGLMLSGKLEPGSPFATPGGSIWTNDSLPFLDLTAEEDPRHNPRNVCIHEGFMSIALIPIWSQGELVGLLHLADRRHNAFTIEMVECFEDVGMHLGEAFLRKRTERALRSSEERYRTILHTALDGFMQVDMEGRLTDVNDAACKMTGYSEAELLGMRISDLEAVESSGQTVAHIKEIMLSGADRFETRQRRRDGTIIDVEVGVHYDPADGGRLSAFLHDITARKRSESLLVETNERLERVLRNITATMGKVVEARDPYTQGHEQGVARLSSVIAQEMGMSSGDVEGIEVAALVHDVGKLAVPTEILTKPGKLSDVEFDLIRVHSQAGYDILKDIDFDWPIADIVLQHHERMDGTGYPNGLAGDDILVAARILMVADVLDAMSAHRPYRPALGLDAAMDEVSGHPERYDSDVIAACEHLHSAGRLAL, from the coding sequence ATGGAAGATCAGCGCATCGACGCATCCGTAGCGCATGCGGAGGATCCGTCCGACATCCGTTCGCGCTTCCGTGAGATGGGCCGCGCGATCCTCAGCGAGATCAACGCGTCCGAGGACGAGGCTGAGTCGATTCGTCGAGTCCTGGCGCTCATCAAGAACGAGAGCGGCGTGCATGCCGTTGGAATCCGCATGCGCCATGGCGAGGACTTCCCGTACTACGGCGTGGATGGCTTCACCCCTGGGTTCATCTCGACCGAGGGCAGCGTCCTAGAGAGGGATGCGGACGGTGTCGTGTGCCGCGAGGACGACGGCTCGGCGATCATGGAGTGCACCTGCGGCCTCATGCTCTCGGGCAAGCTGGAGCCCGGGAGCCCCTTCGCGACTCCGGGCGGCAGCATCTGGACCAACGACTCGCTGCCCTTCCTCGACCTTACCGCCGAGGAGGACCCGCGTCACAATCCACGCAACGTGTGCATCCACGAGGGGTTCATGTCGATTGCACTGATTCCCATATGGAGCCAGGGCGAGTTGGTCGGCCTGCTCCATCTCGCCGACAGACGGCACAACGCGTTCACCATCGAGATGGTCGAATGCTTTGAGGACGTAGGCATGCATCTGGGCGAGGCGTTCCTCCGAAAGCGTACGGAGCGCGCGTTGAGGAGTAGCGAGGAGCGCTATCGAACGATCCTTCACACTGCGCTGGACGGGTTCATGCAGGTCGACATGGAGGGACGCCTGACTGACGTCAACGATGCGGCCTGCAAGATGACCGGGTACTCCGAGGCCGAATTGCTCGGTATGAGGATCTCCGACCTTGAGGCGGTCGAATCCTCTGGCCAGACCGTCGCGCATATCAAGGAGATCATGCTCAGTGGGGCCGACCGGTTCGAGACCCGGCAGCGTCGCCGGGACGGCACGATCATCGACGTCGAGGTGGGCGTGCATTACGACCCAGCCGATGGCGGCCGGCTCTCGGCGTTCCTGCATGACATCACGGCACGCAAGCGGTCAGAGAGCTTGCTGGTCGAGACAAACGAGCGCTTGGAGCGGGTGCTGCGCAACATCACGGCGACCATGGGCAAGGTCGTTGAAGCGCGAGACCCGTACACGCAGGGCCACGAGCAGGGCGTCGCTCGCCTCAGCAGCGTGATCGCTCAGGAGATGGGCATGTCCTCCGGCGACGTCGAGGGCATCGAGGTTGCTGCGCTCGTGCACGACGTCGGCAAACTCGCGGTGCCAACCGAGATCCTCACGAAGCCGGGCAAGTTGTCGGATGTCGAGTTCGACTTGATCCGGGTGCATTCGCAGGCAGGCTACGACATCCTCAAAGACATCGACTTCGACTGGCCGATCGCAGACATCGTGCTACAGCACCACGAGCGCATGGACGGCACCGGCTACCCGAACGGGTTGGCAGGCGACGACATACTCGTGGCCGCCAGGATTCTCATGGTCGCCGACGTGCTTGACGCGATGTCGGCTCACCGCCCATACCGTCCGGCGCTGGGTCTCGATGCGGCTATGGACGAGGTCTCCGGTCACCCGGAGCGTTACGACTCCGATGTCATCGCGGCCTGCGAGCATCTGCACTCCGCCGGTCGTCTGGCGCTGTAG
- a CDS encoding PASTA domain-containing protein — protein MTDSSGATKNRTPLPVSLWIGLAAAAVVIIGLVLWSQSGGGKVEVPDVVGSDQTAATQSLQSVGLALGAVSLEATDAAAGTVLAQDPAGGVKAEKGASVALTISEGPARVEVPELIGLTQSEAEKALSDAGLESTNTVEYDTLVESGSVIDQLPAAGEKVSPGSTVGLLLSIGKRPSTTIKVPNVTRKTQRQAQTTLREAGLAAYIVMANDSRVPSGLVAHQAPAANEKVEPSTMVLITISTGPAPAAAVAVPDVVGSQQAAALTKLEAQGLKARAIEMYSAKPKGQVVEQEPVAGVKVASGSTVGLLVSAGPAPDKPPANPPTYPDPPPGEDDPPLYPDLDTVEVPKAVGRAAEDAIGILLDAGLQPIAIPTPNDTYEEGVVFEQVPDAGEVVYKGYSVMLLVSSGPAESEPAEPDATP, from the coding sequence ATGACGGACTCATCGGGCGCGACCAAGAATCGCACGCCCCTACCCGTCTCACTCTGGATTGGCCTGGCCGCAGCCGCAGTTGTCATCATCGGACTGGTGCTCTGGAGTCAGTCGGGCGGTGGGAAGGTCGAAGTACCGGACGTCGTTGGCAGCGATCAGACGGCCGCCACGCAATCCCTGCAGTCGGTCGGGCTGGCGCTGGGCGCCGTCTCCCTGGAAGCCACTGACGCGGCAGCGGGCACCGTGCTCGCTCAAGACCCCGCGGGCGGCGTGAAGGCCGAGAAGGGCGCATCGGTCGCACTCACGATCTCGGAAGGTCCCGCACGCGTTGAGGTGCCCGAACTCATTGGACTGACGCAGTCGGAGGCGGAGAAGGCGCTGTCGGATGCAGGGCTTGAGAGCACCAACACCGTCGAGTACGACACGCTCGTCGAGAGCGGTTCGGTCATCGACCAGCTGCCCGCTGCCGGTGAGAAGGTGTCGCCCGGCTCGACCGTGGGACTGCTGCTCTCGATCGGCAAACGGCCTTCGACCACGATCAAGGTGCCGAATGTGACCCGGAAGACGCAGCGCCAGGCCCAGACCACGTTGCGCGAGGCCGGGCTGGCGGCCTACATCGTGATGGCGAATGACTCGAGGGTGCCCTCGGGCCTCGTGGCGCATCAGGCGCCCGCGGCCAACGAGAAGGTCGAGCCCAGCACGATGGTGCTGATCACGATCTCGACGGGGCCTGCGCCGGCTGCCGCCGTGGCTGTGCCGGATGTCGTCGGCTCCCAGCAGGCAGCCGCGCTCACGAAGCTCGAGGCCCAGGGACTGAAGGCTCGGGCGATCGAGATGTACAGCGCCAAGCCCAAGGGGCAGGTCGTCGAGCAGGAGCCCGTCGCCGGAGTGAAGGTCGCCTCGGGCAGCACGGTCGGACTGCTGGTCTCGGCAGGGCCCGCGCCCGACAAGCCGCCAGCGAATCCCCCGACGTACCCCGACCCGCCGCCCGGTGAGGACGATCCGCCCCTCTACCCCGATCTTGACACGGTCGAGGTGCCGAAGGCGGTCGGTCGGGCAGCCGAGGACGCAATCGGCATCCTTCTGGACGCTGGCCTGCAGCCCATCGCCATTCCCACGCCCAACGACACCTACGAGGAAGGCGTCGTGTTCGAGCAGGTACCCGATGCGGGCGAGGTCGTCTACAAGGGCTACAGCGTGATGCTCTTGGTGTCGTCCGGCCCTGCGGAGTCGGAACCAGCCGAGCCTGACGCAACGCCGTAG
- a CDS encoding AbgT family transporter, whose product MASVLDIIERVGNKVPHPALLFLGMCVGIIVLSQVLYWTGASATYEVIKPPAVPVEQIDVGGSSLPGEALPAEQADAGDYKVVTETVKARGLLTVEGIRFLFTSFVRNFMGFTAMGIILIVMIGVGIAELSGLIASLIRKLVAVSSVGSLTYIIVFLGVISSIASDAGYLVLIPLGAAAFMSVKRHPLAGMAAAFAGVAGGFGVNLLVTPTDAILTEITNEAIHLVDPAQSVAITANLYFGIASTILLTIVLALVTSRIVEPRLGAYDPAVAPSGDEKAEESDAFAGITPEQDAKGLRWAGYGLVIITAIIALLTLPSGSPLRDPLTGAVIGTSPFMDSLIVIIALVFLAAGLGYGRGAGTIKSSDEIIGAITKSWSGLAGLLFLFLLIAQFIAYFNYSNMAQIAAVRLGDTIERMSVSSIWLLLGAMLITLVVGIIMPQAIAKWALLAPIFVPLFLRLGVAPAVVLAAYRVSDSPVNIVTPIMAYFPLIVVFAARYDKRSGIGTIIALMLPYFLALTVTWTAFFAIWYLLGIPFGPAL is encoded by the coding sequence ATGGCGAGCGTGCTCGACATCATCGAGCGCGTAGGCAACAAGGTGCCGCATCCGGCGCTACTGTTCCTCGGGATGTGTGTCGGCATCATCGTGTTGTCGCAGGTGCTCTACTGGACGGGCGCGAGCGCGACCTACGAGGTCATCAAGCCGCCGGCCGTCCCCGTCGAGCAGATCGACGTTGGCGGTTCGAGTCTGCCCGGCGAGGCACTTCCTGCCGAGCAGGCCGACGCGGGCGACTACAAGGTCGTCACCGAGACGGTCAAGGCGCGTGGTCTGCTCACCGTCGAGGGAATCCGCTTCCTCTTCACGTCGTTCGTGCGCAACTTCATGGGCTTCACGGCGATGGGCATCATCCTCATCGTCATGATCGGAGTCGGCATCGCCGAACTCTCGGGGCTGATCGCCTCGCTCATCCGAAAGCTGGTCGCGGTCTCCTCGGTGGGTTCGCTGACCTACATCATCGTGTTCCTCGGCGTCATCTCGAGCATCGCGTCTGACGCAGGGTACCTGGTGCTGATTCCGCTCGGGGCCGCGGCGTTCATGAGCGTCAAGCGTCATCCGCTCGCGGGCATGGCGGCGGCGTTCGCCGGCGTCGCGGGGGGCTTCGGCGTGAACCTGCTCGTGACCCCGACCGACGCCATCCTCACCGAGATCACCAACGAGGCGATCCACCTCGTCGATCCGGCGCAGTCGGTTGCCATCACCGCTAACCTCTACTTCGGCATCGCTTCGACCATCCTGCTGACCATCGTGCTTGCGCTCGTCACGTCGCGCATCGTTGAGCCGCGGCTCGGAGCGTACGACCCTGCAGTGGCGCCGAGCGGCGACGAGAAGGCCGAGGAGTCCGACGCGTTCGCGGGCATCACTCCCGAGCAGGACGCCAAGGGGCTTCGCTGGGCGGGCTACGGGCTGGTCATCATCACCGCGATCATCGCGCTGCTCACCCTTCCTTCAGGCTCGCCGCTGCGCGATCCCCTGACGGGGGCGGTCATCGGCACCTCGCCCTTCATGGACAGCCTCATCGTCATCATCGCGCTCGTCTTCCTGGCAGCCGGCCTCGGCTATGGTCGAGGCGCGGGAACCATCAAGAGTAGCGACGAGATCATCGGCGCGATCACGAAGTCCTGGTCGGGTCTGGCAGGGTTGCTCTTCCTCTTCCTGCTCATCGCGCAGTTCATCGCCTACTTCAACTACTCGAACATGGCCCAGATCGCTGCGGTGCGACTGGGCGACACGATCGAGCGGATGAGCGTCAGCTCGATCTGGCTGCTGCTCGGGGCGATGCTGATCACGCTTGTGGTGGGCATCATCATGCCGCAGGCGATCGCAAAGTGGGCGCTGCTGGCACCGATCTTCGTGCCGCTCTTCCTGCGCCTTGGCGTGGCGCCAGCGGTCGTGCTCGCCGCCTACCGAGTCTCCGATTCACCGGTCAATATCGTCACGCCGATCATGGCGTACTTCCCGCTCATCGTTGTGTTCGCTGCCCGATACGACAAGCGGTCCGGCATCGGCACGATCATCGCGCTGATGCTGCCATACTTCCTCGCACTCACGGTCACGTGGACGGCGTTCTTCGCGATCTGGTACCTGCTCGGCATCCCGTTCGGGCCGGCGCTCTGA
- a CDS encoding M20/M25/M40 family metallo-hydrolase codes for MLDDHPSGAASKLEGRVNAAMPQLTTELADLIRIPSVSEVGYPAHTHAPLLQARDWITAALTEAGCTVTSLDLPDTAPIILGEIEAPAGAPTVLLYSHYDVVPAGDESLWDTPAFEPEVRDGALFGRGAGDTKSNIMAIIGALRAWDGRPPVGVRVVIEGQEEVGGGALTTYPPTNPALFAADAMVIADMGSLRPGLPTLTTSLRGMCNVIIEARTIASAKHSGSYGGAAPDALLAVVRALSTLHDDSGDVAVEGLLRDEWTAGGPDEAEFAELAEVVDGQPLIGTRTLGSRVWTGPSITVIGMDTPPVDGALNAVQPYARAIINVRVHPKQDAGEAQAAVIRHLSQVNPFGITLTVTPGPTGNGFAADTTSAAYAAAESAWTAAWGTPTVAAGAGGSIPLVSALAQAAPEAVIVLGGATDGFANIHGPNERVMLDEFEKTTVAIADFLGRMAPASDGSAS; via the coding sequence ATGCTTGACGATCATCCGTCCGGTGCGGCTTCGAAGCTCGAGGGCCGAGTCAACGCCGCCATGCCGCAACTCACCACCGAACTCGCAGATCTCATCCGAATCCCCTCGGTATCCGAGGTCGGCTATCCGGCTCACACGCATGCACCGCTCTTGCAGGCCCGCGACTGGATCACCGCGGCACTCACGGAGGCTGGCTGCACGGTAACCAGCCTCGACCTGCCGGACACGGCGCCGATCATCCTCGGCGAGATCGAGGCACCGGCCGGTGCGCCCACGGTGCTGCTTTACAGCCACTACGACGTGGTGCCTGCTGGCGACGAGTCGCTGTGGGACACCCCCGCATTCGAGCCCGAAGTGCGCGATGGTGCGCTGTTCGGACGTGGTGCCGGCGACACCAAGTCCAACATCATGGCGATTATCGGTGCGTTGCGCGCGTGGGACGGACGACCGCCCGTTGGCGTTCGGGTCGTCATCGAAGGCCAGGAGGAGGTCGGCGGCGGCGCTCTCACAACCTACCCGCCGACAAACCCCGCGCTGTTCGCGGCCGACGCGATGGTCATCGCCGACATGGGCAGCCTGCGTCCGGGCCTGCCCACGCTGACCACCTCGCTGCGCGGTATGTGCAACGTGATCATCGAAGCGCGCACGATCGCCTCGGCGAAGCACAGCGGCTCGTACGGCGGCGCGGCGCCGGATGCGCTGCTCGCGGTCGTCCGCGCGCTCTCAACGCTGCACGACGACAGCGGCGACGTCGCGGTCGAAGGCTTGCTCCGCGACGAGTGGACCGCCGGCGGCCCCGACGAGGCCGAGTTCGCCGAGCTCGCCGAAGTCGTCGACGGGCAGCCGCTCATCGGCACGCGCACGCTCGGCAGCCGAGTGTGGACAGGCCCGTCAATCACCGTCATCGGCATGGACACGCCTCCCGTCGACGGTGCGCTCAATGCCGTCCAGCCGTACGCCCGCGCGATCATCAACGTACGCGTCCATCCCAAACAGGACGCGGGCGAGGCGCAAGCCGCCGTGATTCGCCATCTTTCGCAGGTCAACCCGTTCGGCATCACGCTCACCGTGACGCCCGGGCCCACAGGCAACGGCTTTGCGGCTGACACCACGAGTGCTGCTTATGCCGCCGCCGAGAGCGCCTGGACGGCCGCGTGGGGCACTCCGACCGTAGCGGCCGGGGCCGGCGGCTCGATCCCGCTCGTGAGCGCGCTGGCGCAGGCCGCACCGGAAGCCGTCATCGTGCTTGGCGGCGCGACCGACGGGTTCGCCAACATCCACGGCCCCAACGAGCGCGTCATGCTCGATGAGTTCGAGAAGACCACGGTCGCGATCGCCGACTTCCTCGGCAGGATGGCCCCGGCGTCTGATGGGAGTGCTTCGTGA
- a CDS encoding AI-2E family transporter: MTRLSDKLRSAGNQFAAAGPGIMPGWVINVAIGSLAFISVVGVLVILAAFLGASSSISIPLILAMVIGMIAYPLVEKMVARGIPAQGAAVAVLVLLLAIVVATLWVTFAGVLSQWPSIQAQIQSGIAEGGAGLGALRIDPNVVQDIIVSARQTASGADAPPLGGLASILSRTLASGLSGVFALFFGIFIGAMLLYYVLADFPNIISWMGSHLGGLPEELGTEIVGDAVRAMRGYFSAMTVSGVVVATVIGAVMLVMGLPLAIPVALVTFLTNYIPFFGAILSGAFAFFIALGAGGFSKAVTILVVILVTQNLLQSIINARLMGDSLNLSPIVVLVATMMGGIFGGLLGAALGAPVAALLVSAGGRLAAVDFDQLPEE, from the coding sequence ATGACAAGACTCAGTGACAAGCTTCGAAGCGCAGGCAATCAGTTCGCCGCGGCCGGACCCGGCATCATGCCGGGATGGGTGATCAACGTCGCCATCGGCAGTCTGGCGTTCATCAGCGTGGTTGGCGTGCTCGTGATACTCGCCGCATTCCTCGGTGCGAGTTCAAGCATCTCGATTCCGCTGATCCTCGCGATGGTGATCGGGATGATCGCCTACCCGCTTGTCGAGAAGATGGTCGCGCGCGGCATACCAGCGCAGGGTGCTGCTGTCGCGGTTCTCGTTTTGCTCCTGGCCATCGTGGTCGCCACGCTCTGGGTCACATTTGCGGGAGTTCTATCGCAGTGGCCGAGCATCCAAGCTCAGATCCAAAGCGGGATCGCCGAGGGCGGCGCAGGGCTCGGCGCCTTGCGAATCGACCCGAATGTCGTGCAGGACATCATCGTCTCAGCCCGTCAGACCGCGAGTGGCGCAGACGCTCCACCGCTTGGTGGACTCGCGTCGATTCTCAGCAGGACGCTCGCCAGCGGCCTGTCCGGCGTGTTCGCGCTGTTCTTCGGCATCTTCATCGGCGCGATGCTGCTGTACTACGTGCTCGCAGACTTCCCCAACATCATCAGCTGGATGGGGAGCCATCTGGGCGGACTGCCCGAGGAGCTCGGCACCGAGATCGTGGGAGACGCCGTGCGGGCGATGCGTGGCTACTTCAGTGCGATGACGGTTTCCGGCGTCGTGGTGGCAACCGTGATTGGCGCCGTCATGCTGGTCATGGGCCTTCCGCTCGCCATTCCGGTCGCGCTTGTGACCTTCCTGACGAACTACATCCCGTTCTTTGGGGCAATCCTGTCGGGCGCGTTCGCGTTCTTCATCGCGCTGGGCGCGGGCGGCTTCTCGAAGGCCGTGACGATCCTCGTCGTCATTCTCGTGACCCAGAACCTGTTGCAGTCGATCATCAACGCCCGGCTCATGGGTGACTCGCTCAATCTCAGCCCCATCGTCGTGCTCGTGGCAACCATGATGGGCGGGATCTTCGGCGGTCTCTTGGGCGCAGCGCTGGGTGCACCGGTGGCTGCGCTGCTGGTGTCGGCGGGCGGGCGGCTCGCGGCCGTCGACTTTGATCAGCTGCCGGAGGAGTAG